CATGGAACCGGACGGAATCTTGAAGGCCTGCACAATAAAGGTTCGGATGAAAAGAGCCAGTATGAGTGCGATAAAAAGAGCTTCAATATATTCCTTCACAGTGCTCTGCCATCTGGGATTCATAATCTAATATCCTTATAGTTTCCTGCGTTTAACGCAGGGCGTATCGTTTTACCTCGGAGCGTTCCGCGCTTTGCTAGTCTTCGCCAGCCTTGAGAACAGCCATGAACGCTTCCTGCGGAATCTCAACATTACCCATCTTCTTCATGCGCTTCTTACCTTCCTTCTGCTTTTCCAGAAGTTTGCGCTTACGGGTAATATCCCCGCCATAACACTTGGCGGTAACGTTTTTCCTGAACGGGGCCACTCGTTCCTTGGCAATGATCTTGCGACCAATTGCGGCCTGAATAACAATTTCAAACATCTGGCGCGGAATAGCTCTTTTCAGCTTGAGGGCAAGGGAACGTCCGAATGGGTATGCGGAATCCTTATGCACAATGGCTGAAAAAGCATCCACCGGATCAGTATTGATCAGGATGTCGAGCTTTACCAGATTCGATTCACGGTAATCAATAATTTCATAATCAAGGGAAGCATAGCCCTTGGTGTGCGACTTGAGCTTGTCAAAGAAGTCGTACATAATTTCCGCAAAGGGAACTTCGTAAGTAATGATAACCCTTGAAGATGTCAGGTAACGCATATCCTGCTGGATTCCGCGTTTCTCCTCACAAAGCTTGAGAACCGCGCCAACATACTCGTTGGGCACGTGAATTTCAAGGCGACAGAAAGGTTCGGCCAATGATTCAAGATCACCGCCGTCAGGCATCTTGCTCGGGTTGTCGATTTCAAGAACATCGCCGTTATTCAGCCTAGCCTGATAAACAACGGAAGGCGCGGTGGCGATAAGCTTGGCCTGAAATTCACGCTCAAGCCTTTCCTGAATAATTTCCATATGCAGCAATCCGAGAAAACCGCAACGGAAACCGAATCCGAGAGCTGTTGATGTCTCCGGCTCATAAGAAAAAGCAGTATCATTGAGCTGCAATTTTTCCAGAGCACCCTTAAGGGGTTCATATTCCGCAGGTTCCACTGGATAGAGACCGCAGAAAACCATGGGTTTGACTTCCTGAAAACCGGGAAATGGATCTACAACCGGATTCTCAGCCAAAGTAACTGTATCACCAACGGGCGCGTCATTAAGTTCCTTCATGCTGGCGCAAAGGAAACCGACCTCACCGGCAGCAAGAACTTTTGTCTTCTGCGGTTCAGGAGTATAAACACCGAGAGTGGTTACATCAAAGGTTCGTCCGGTGGAGTGAATCTGGATCTTGTCACCCTTCTTGAGAGTACCGTCCAGAATCCTGAACAGAACCACAACTCCCTGATAAGAATCGTACCAAGAGTCGAAGATCAGGGCCTTGAGCGGCGCATCAGGATCACCTTCCGGCGGCGGCAGGTCCTTGACGATGGACTCCAGCACGTCCTCCACGTTCAGCCCGGTCTTGGCACTGATCATGAGCGGGTCGGAGCAATCCAATCCGATGACTTCCTCAATTTCCTGTGCCACACGTTCACAATCAGTACTGGGCAAATCCACTTTGTTGAGCACGGGCACGATTTCAAGATCGTGGTCCAGTGCCAGAAATACGTTGGCAAGGGTCTGGGCTTCCACACCCTGAGTGGAGTCAACCACCAGTAGTGCGCCTTCGGACGCAGCCAGACTTCGGGATACTTCATAGCTGAAGTCCACGTGTCCGGGAGTATCGATCAGGTTGAGGATATACTCCTCGCCATCCTTGGCCTTGTATGGAATGCGAACAGTCTGGGCTTTAATAGTAATGCCGCGTTCCTGCTCAAGTTCCATTTTATCAAGGTACTGGTCCTTTTTCTCACGTTCGGAAACCATCCCGGTAATTTCAAGGATGCGGTCCGCGAGAGTGGACTTGCCATGGTCGATATGCGCAATGATGCTGAAATTTCTTATTTTATCTAAATTTGCCATATGTAAAATTGTCGGCGGCCTCCATGGACCGTCGGCTTATGTTTATACTAAGGGATTTCTTATTACGGTATTTGTGAGCCGCTGTCTAATATGTAATTGCCGTTCCGGCAAGCTTTAACTGGGCAACCATGGACGGAAATCAATATTAATGAAAGGAATATATTACATACAAAAAGAAATGTTGCGATATTTTTACAAAACCAATTGATTGACCCATCAATTTATATTAAAGAAGAAATCAGTCATCATTGAAATTCTTACTGCGACTGAACGGTATCTTGAGAAAAGGTGTTGATGATTCTCGTGGGTTGAAAAGGGAAAAACACAACACCAAAAGGGACAGAAAAAACATTTTTCTGTTACAATCAGGATACTCACTGGAATCAGACTTTGCCGAGAGCGCTGCCCGGAGGCGTATGACTATGAGCACCGGACTGTCGGGAATAGGCATTGAGAGCCCTGGTCCTCATGTAACCGGTACTCCCGGGCTTAAAAATGGCGGAATCCTCAGAAAGAGCCGTCTGAGTAAGAGCTAACTGCTGATACACATTCTGCACGTGCTGCTCTTCGCTCTGAGTACGGGGATAGGTTTTTGATCGGAACTCGCGCGAAGCTTTCTGAGCTTCGTCCGGTTCAAATTCGAGGTCCTTTGCAGTGAAATTTACACCGAGTTTGCCTATACTGAAGCCAAATTTACGCGTGGTCACGCGTGCCTTCACCTTTTCCACTTCAGCCGCAGTCTCTCCGGACCATCTTTTAGAATTATCAGCATATTGGCTGATGCCCTGCGCTGCTATTCTCACTACTTACTCCACCTTGAAAACCGTTCCGCGTACACAAAAAAAGGCCGACTGCCTGCAAGGGCAATCCGCCGTATCTGCGATAAATTCGCAATCATCCATGAAGGATACGCGGTATTTCCGGCTTCCGTCCGTGGAAGCTGATGAAAATAAAAATCTGTTAAGATGTATTAATAT
The nucleotide sequence above comes from Marinifilum sp. JC120. Encoded proteins:
- a CDS encoding elongation factor 4 is translated as MANLDKIRNFSIIAHIDHGKSTLADRILEITGMVSEREKKDQYLDKMELEQERGITIKAQTVRIPYKAKDGEEYILNLIDTPGHVDFSYEVSRSLAASEGALLVVDSTQGVEAQTLANVFLALDHDLEIVPVLNKVDLPSTDCERVAQEIEEVIGLDCSDPLMISAKTGLNVEDVLESIVKDLPPPEGDPDAPLKALIFDSWYDSYQGVVVLFRILDGTLKKGDKIQIHSTGRTFDVTTLGVYTPEPQKTKVLAAGEVGFLCASMKELNDAPVGDTVTLAENPVVDPFPGFQEVKPMVFCGLYPVEPAEYEPLKGALEKLQLNDTAFSYEPETSTALGFGFRCGFLGLLHMEIIQERLEREFQAKLIATAPSVVYQARLNNGDVLEIDNPSKMPDGGDLESLAEPFCRLEIHVPNEYVGAVLKLCEEKRGIQQDMRYLTSSRVIITYEVPFAEIMYDFFDKLKSHTKGYASLDYEIIDYRESNLVKLDILINTDPVDAFSAIVHKDSAYPFGRSLALKLKRAIPRQMFEIVIQAAIGRKIIAKERVAPFRKNVTAKCYGGDITRKRKLLEKQKEGKKRMKKMGNVEIPQEAFMAVLKAGED